The following proteins come from a genomic window of Streptomyces sp. Sge12:
- a CDS encoding SCO5389 family protein, whose translation MSLDVSPALLEQAERGEVDEAAFVDCVRTSLPYAWEMISSLVAQLKVDGGQFADNQTPPPDEQARGQLLRALASDAIRGALQRHFGVRLAFQNCHRLAVFPLDPSVDDRLAKFTSIRGQLLNQSPELRDC comes from the coding sequence ATGTCGCTCGACGTCTCACCGGCCCTACTCGAACAGGCCGAGCGAGGCGAGGTCGACGAAGCCGCTTTCGTCGACTGCGTCCGGACCTCCCTGCCCTACGCCTGGGAGATGATCAGCTCGCTGGTGGCACAGCTGAAGGTGGACGGCGGACAGTTCGCCGACAACCAGACGCCGCCGCCGGACGAGCAGGCGCGGGGGCAGCTGCTGCGCGCCCTCGCGAGTGACGCGATACGCGGTGCGCTGCAGCGGCACTTCGGAGTGCGCCTGGCCTTCCAGAACTGTCACCGGTTGGCGGTGTTCCCGCTGGATCCCTCGGTGGACGACAGGCTGGCCAAGTTCACTTCGATCCGCGGTCAGCTGCTCAACCAGTCGCCGGAGCTGCGGGACTGCTAG
- a CDS encoding ABC transporter ATP-binding protein has protein sequence MIEAVGLTKRYGAKTAVDQLSFQVKPGHVTGFLGPNGSGKSTTMRMIVGLDRPTSGHVTINGRPFRDLPNAQRHVGALLDAKAVHGGRRARAHLLSIAQLSGIPEKRVDEVLAVVGLQDAARQRTKGFSLGMGQRLGIATALLGDPQVLLFDEPVNGLDPEGILWVRNLMRRLASEGRTVLVSSHLMSEMALTADHLIVIGRGRLLADMGTQEFIAHNSAGFARVRAADTDRDGRETLGRALTKAGGRVLQEPDGTLRVTGLELPQISDLAHGAGVRLWELSPHRASLEEAYMRMTQSSVEYTSTDDPRAELWEPEPLSVPAWEDEVPASPQVPQTGFYAPPPPGAGGQPFLMPSNPGELASTSGNPSPNTPEDTR, from the coding sequence ATGATCGAGGCAGTCGGCCTGACCAAGCGCTATGGCGCGAAGACCGCCGTCGACCAGCTGTCCTTCCAGGTCAAGCCCGGTCACGTCACCGGATTCCTGGGGCCCAACGGCTCCGGCAAATCCACCACCATGCGCATGATCGTGGGCCTGGACCGGCCCACGTCCGGTCACGTCACGATCAACGGCCGGCCCTTCCGGGACCTGCCGAACGCCCAGCGGCACGTCGGCGCCCTGCTCGACGCCAAGGCCGTGCACGGCGGCCGCCGGGCCCGCGCCCACCTGCTCTCCATCGCCCAGCTCTCCGGGATCCCGGAGAAGCGGGTGGACGAGGTGCTGGCCGTGGTCGGCCTCCAGGACGCCGCCCGGCAGCGCACGAAGGGCTTCTCGCTCGGCATGGGCCAGCGGCTCGGCATCGCCACCGCCCTGCTCGGCGATCCGCAGGTGCTTCTGTTCGACGAGCCGGTCAACGGCCTCGACCCCGAGGGCATCCTCTGGGTCCGCAACCTCATGCGCCGCCTCGCCTCCGAGGGCCGCACCGTCCTCGTCTCCTCCCATCTGATGAGCGAGATGGCGCTGACCGCCGACCACCTGATCGTGATCGGCCGGGGGCGCCTGCTGGCCGATATGGGCACCCAGGAGTTCATCGCGCACAACTCGGCCGGATTCGCTCGGGTACGCGCGGCCGACACTGATCGCGATGGCCGGGAGACGCTGGGCAGGGCCCTCACCAAGGCGGGCGGACGGGTCCTCCAGGAGCCCGACGGAACACTGCGCGTGACCGGGCTGGAGCTGCCGCAGATCTCGGACCTCGCGCACGGGGCCGGCGTACGGCTGTGGGAGCTGTCACCGCACCGGGCCTCGCTGGAGGAGGCGTACATGCGGATGACCCAGTCCTCGGTCGAGTACACCTCCACCGATGACCCGCGGGCCGAGCTGTGGGAACCGGAGCCGCTCTCCGTCCCCGCGTGGGAGGACGAGGTACCGGCCTCCCCCCAGGTTCCGCAGACGGGCTTCTACGCTCCCCCGCCGCCCGGCGCGGGCGGGCAGCCCTTCCTGATGCCGAGCAACCCCGGCGAGCTGGCGAGCACGTCCGGGAACCCCTCCCCGAACACCCCCGAGGACACCCGATGA
- a CDS encoding ABC transporter permease: MTPTTTTAEQHGSYSSPLATPRPHLGHALASEWTKLVSLRSTLWTLGSLVVIVVGVGLTVVAQTADADFAQINFTTPALIGLLVGQLAVIVLGVLTISSEHGTGLVRTTFTAAPDRHRVLTAKYLVFSMTAFVTTTLSVFTVGVAAAVVRGGTASGPHAAGEWFGALLGCGYVTLLGVLALAIGALVRHSAGAIAVMLGLVTLPPVIGGMLSMWVAVEPIGRLILRHNVPVAMMQLFGLPEGGDLGPSPSNFAHLALIVVIAGAAVAGSYVVVGRRDV; the protein is encoded by the coding sequence ATGACCCCGACGACCACGACGGCGGAGCAGCACGGGAGCTACAGCTCCCCCCTGGCCACGCCGCGGCCGCACCTGGGACACGCCCTGGCCTCGGAGTGGACCAAGCTGGTCTCGCTCCGCTCCACCCTGTGGACGCTGGGCTCGCTCGTGGTGATCGTCGTCGGCGTCGGCCTGACCGTCGTCGCGCAGACCGCGGACGCGGACTTCGCGCAGATCAACTTCACCACGCCCGCCCTGATCGGCCTGCTGGTCGGCCAGCTCGCGGTGATCGTCCTCGGCGTGCTGACCATCAGCTCGGAACACGGCACCGGGCTGGTGCGGACCACCTTCACGGCCGCCCCCGACCGGCACCGGGTGCTGACCGCGAAGTACCTCGTCTTCAGCATGACGGCCTTCGTCACCACCACCCTGTCGGTCTTCACCGTCGGGGTCGCCGCGGCGGTCGTGCGCGGCGGCACCGCGTCCGGCCCGCACGCGGCCGGCGAGTGGTTCGGGGCGCTGCTCGGCTGCGGCTACGTCACCCTGCTCGGCGTGCTCGCGCTCGCGATCGGCGCGCTCGTGCGGCACTCGGCCGGAGCCATCGCCGTGATGCTGGGCCTGGTCACGCTGCCCCCGGTGATCGGCGGCATGCTCAGCATGTGGGTGGCCGTCGAGCCCATCGGGCGGCTCATCCTGCGGCACAACGTGCCGGTGGCGATGATGCAGCTGTTCGGCCTGCCGGAGGGCGGCGACCTCGGCCCGTCGCCGAGCAACTTCGCGCACCTGGCGCTGATCGTGGTGATCGCCGGCGCCGCGGTGGCCGGCTCGTACGTGGTCGTCGGCCGCCGGGACGTCTAG
- a CDS encoding LLM class flavin-dependent oxidoreductase: MRVGAFVLAAQFPGQGQGEALHRAVRTAEVAEEAGLDSVWLAEHHFVPYGVCPSAVTLAALLLGRTRRLRVGTAVSVLPSTHPVALGEQAALLHMTSGGRFTLGVGRGGPWVDLEVFGGGLDSYENGFPEALDLLRRWLTEARVGAAGERYGFREVAVVPRPSEALDGDAAGPEVIVACTSPASVRMAAERGLAMLLGMHCGDDTKAEMVALWRSTALAAGHSRESVAGAGHVSAGVCQIADRTADARETLLKAMPGWLKQGLDAHVTVDGRARAMRDPVAYTELLCDLHPVGTPEVAADRLAATSARTGITRFALLTEGSGDLAATEENVRRLGAEVLPRLD, from the coding sequence ATGCGCGTAGGAGCGTTTGTACTGGCGGCCCAGTTCCCGGGCCAGGGACAGGGAGAGGCACTGCACCGGGCGGTGCGGACCGCCGAGGTGGCCGAGGAGGCCGGTCTCGACTCGGTCTGGCTCGCCGAGCACCACTTCGTCCCGTACGGGGTCTGCCCGTCGGCGGTGACCCTGGCGGCCCTGCTGCTGGGCCGGACCCGGCGGCTGCGGGTGGGCACGGCGGTCAGCGTGCTGCCCAGCACGCACCCGGTGGCGCTCGGGGAGCAGGCGGCCCTGCTGCACATGACCTCGGGCGGCCGGTTCACCCTCGGGGTGGGACGGGGCGGGCCCTGGGTCGACCTGGAGGTGTTCGGGGGCGGCCTGGACAGCTACGAGAACGGCTTCCCGGAGGCCCTGGACCTGCTGCGGCGCTGGCTGACCGAGGCGCGGGTGGGAGCCGCCGGCGAGCGGTACGGATTCCGCGAGGTGGCGGTCGTACCGCGGCCCTCGGAGGCCCTCGACGGGGACGCGGCCGGGCCCGAGGTGATCGTGGCCTGCACCTCGCCCGCGTCGGTACGGATGGCCGCGGAGCGGGGGCTCGCGATGCTGCTGGGGATGCACTGCGGGGACGACACCAAGGCGGAGATGGTCGCCCTGTGGCGCAGCACGGCGCTGGCGGCGGGCCACTCGCGCGAGTCCGTGGCCGGCGCGGGACACGTCTCGGCCGGGGTGTGCCAGATCGCCGACCGCACGGCGGATGCGCGCGAGACCCTGCTGAAGGCGATGCCGGGCTGGCTCAAGCAGGGCCTCGACGCGCACGTGACGGTCGACGGTCGGGCGCGCGCGATGCGGGATCCGGTCGCCTACACGGAACTGCTCTGCGACCTGCACCCGGTCGGCACCCCGGAGGTGGCGGCGGACCGGCTGGCGGCCACGTCGGCACGGACGGGCATCACGCGCTTCGCCCTCCTGACGGAGGGCTCCGGCGATCTCGCCGCGACGGAGGAGAACGTACGACGGCTCGGCGCCGAGGTCCTTCCCCGTCTCGACTGA
- a CDS encoding ABC transporter permease, giving the protein MAFTAVLQSEWTKIRTVASTSWTLALVFLVTVGFAALFSATFDPNNLNAAQRATFDPTATSLSSMQLGQLAMIVFGVLVVSTEYSTGMIRTSLAAVPRREHFLLGKMAVATALALAVGLLTSFASFFLTQALLGDLGIGIGEENVLRAVTGAGLYLALLALFCMGVAAMLRSSVAAISVLVPFFLIVSNLLVSFEATRTVGQYLPSNAGGRIMQVVPNAFDSPETPYGPWGGFGILVLWTLAAVLGGYAVLRKRDA; this is encoded by the coding sequence ATGGCCTTCACCGCCGTCCTTCAGTCCGAGTGGACCAAGATCCGCACGGTCGCCTCCACCAGCTGGACCCTCGCCCTCGTCTTCCTCGTCACCGTCGGGTTCGCCGCGCTGTTCAGCGCCACGTTCGATCCGAACAACCTGAACGCGGCCCAGCGGGCCACCTTCGACCCCACCGCCACGAGCCTCAGCTCGATGCAGCTCGGCCAGCTGGCCATGATCGTCTTCGGTGTGCTGGTCGTGAGCACCGAGTACAGCACGGGCATGATCCGCACCTCGCTGGCCGCCGTACCCCGTCGGGAGCACTTCCTGCTCGGCAAGATGGCGGTCGCGACGGCGCTGGCCCTGGCCGTGGGGCTGCTGACCAGCTTCGCGTCGTTCTTCCTCACCCAGGCGCTCCTCGGTGACCTCGGCATCGGGATCGGCGAGGAGAACGTGCTGCGCGCCGTGACCGGCGCCGGACTGTACCTGGCACTGCTGGCCCTCTTCTGCATGGGCGTGGCGGCCATGCTGCGCAGTTCGGTCGCCGCCATCAGCGTCCTGGTCCCCTTCTTCCTGATCGTCTCGAACCTCCTCGTGAGTTTCGAGGCGACGCGTACGGTCGGCCAGTACCTGCCGAGCAATGCCGGGGGGCGGATCATGCAGGTCGTGCCCAACGCGTTCGACAGCCCCGAAACTCCGTACGGCCCGTGGGGCGGCTTCGGGATCCTGGTCCTGTGGACACTGGCCGCGGTACTGGGGGGCTACGCCGTCCTCCGCAAGAGGGACGCCTGA